In Arcobacter ellisii, a genomic segment contains:
- a CDS encoding metal ABC transporter permease — MLEVLQYEFIQNALIAGVLISIAAGIIGSLVVVNKITFLTGGIAHSSYGGIGLAIYLGIPVLFGATVFAVLTAVIIAIITLKNRTRIDAIIGMMWASGMAIGIIFVDLTPGYNVDLMSYLFGSIIAVSNDDILYMTCLDIFIIGIVVFFYKEILAVSYDSEFASLRGINVKFFYTLILILAALCVVAAIKAVGLILVIALLTIPTYLAETFASKLSTMMIISSILATMFTILGLIVSYMYDISSGASIIMVAVIILAAVKFLNFKK, encoded by the coding sequence ATGTTAGAAGTTTTACAATATGAATTTATTCAAAATGCTTTAATTGCAGGAGTTTTGATTTCAATTGCTGCAGGAATTATAGGTTCTTTAGTGGTAGTAAATAAGATTACATTTTTAACAGGTGGAATTGCACATAGTTCTTATGGTGGAATTGGTCTTGCTATTTATTTAGGGATACCAGTTCTTTTTGGTGCTACTGTTTTTGCTGTATTAACAGCTGTTATTATTGCAATAATTACACTAAAAAATAGAACAAGAATTGATGCAATCATTGGAATGATGTGGGCAAGTGGTATGGCTATTGGTATTATATTTGTGGATTTAACACCTGGATATAATGTGGATTTGATGTCATATCTATTTGGTTCAATTATTGCTGTTTCAAATGATGATATTTTATATATGACTTGTTTAGATATTTTTATTATAGGAATAGTTGTATTTTTTTATAAAGAGATTTTAGCAGTTTCATATGATAGTGAGTTTGCAAGTTTAAGAGGTATAAATGTTAAGTTTTTTTATACACTTATTTTAATCTTAGCTGCTCTTTGTGTTGTTGCTGCTATTAAAGCTGTTGGATTGATTTTAGTTATTGCACTTTTAACAATACCAACATATTTAGCTGAAACTTTTGCATCAAAATTATCAACTATGATGATAATTAGCTCAATTTTAGCTACAATGTTTACAATTTTAGGACTTATAGTTTCATATATGTATGATATTAGCTCTGGTGCTAGTATTATTATGGTAGCTGTTATTATTTTAGCAGCAGTGAAATTTTTGAATTTTAAAAAATAA
- a CDS encoding tetratricopeptide repeat protein, giving the protein MLKNLVKILLFSFLSFQMLNAASVVNDGFEELKKGNILEAANIFQNACNEGASSGCYNLGLLYYKGDKIAKNYSKAFDYFSKACENDHIGACYNLAYMYQNAQGTLLNSLKAIELYDKTCKAGISAGCYNIANMYEVGDGVEKDLFKTVDYLTQACNMNHSKACYNLAVRFTNEDGVEKNPLRAANLYQKSCDLGYANACYNLGVMYFDGEFFTKNNDLAAQLFKKACDMNLDIACEAYSNLKK; this is encoded by the coding sequence ATGCTTAAAAATCTAGTAAAAATCTTATTGTTTTCATTTTTAAGTTTTCAAATGTTAAATGCAGCTTCAGTTGTAAATGATGGTTTTGAAGAGTTAAAAAAAGGAAATATTCTTGAAGCAGCAAATATTTTTCAAAATGCTTGTAATGAAGGTGCGTCATCAGGTTGTTATAATCTTGGACTTTTATATTATAAAGGTGACAAAATAGCAAAAAATTATTCAAAAGCATTTGATTATTTCTCTAAAGCTTGTGAAAATGATCATATAGGTGCTTGTTATAATTTAGCATATATGTATCAAAATGCACAAGGAACACTACTTAATTCACTAAAAGCAATAGAGTTATATGATAAAACTTGTAAAGCAGGAATTAGTGCCGGTTGTTACAATATTGCAAATATGTATGAAGTAGGTGATGGTGTTGAAAAAGATTTATTTAAAACAGTTGATTATTTAACTCAAGCTTGTAATATGAATCATTCAAAAGCTTGTTATAACTTAGCTGTTAGATTTACAAATGAAGATGGAGTTGAAAAAAATCCATTAAGAGCTGCAAATCTTTATCAAAAATCTTGTGATTTAGGATATGCAAATGCTTGTTATAATTTAGGTGTAATGTATTTTGATGGAGAGTTTTTTACAAAAAATAATGATTTAGCAGCCCAACTATTTAAAAAGGCTTGTGATATGAATCTTGATATTGCTTGTGAAGCTTATTCGAATCTAAAAAAATAG
- the msrP gene encoding protein-methionine-sulfoxide reductase catalytic subunit MsrP: protein MKIIRKKSWQLNENLVTSKELFEKRRSFIKLGAATLVSSGAIMELFANEKLPTETLTYIKDKNINNLKLNTYEQITSHNNFYEFTTKQSAVKDMAHTLKTENWKVTIDGLVEKPMEVDLDDLVKMFDIEERIYRFRCVEGWSMVVPWNGFTLSSLIKKVKPLSNAKYLRFETLVDKDSFPDQNRGVFATLDYPYVEGLRMDEAMNDLSFLAIGLYGEVMPKQNGAPIRLVVPWKYGFKSIKSIVKISFVEKEPLNTWQIQNPKEYGFYANVNPNVDHPRWSQKKERVLGSFLKQNTLMFNGYEKEVASLYKNMDLTKYF, encoded by the coding sequence ATGAAAATAATTAGAAAAAAATCTTGGCAATTAAATGAAAATCTTGTAACTTCTAAAGAATTATTTGAAAAAAGAAGAAGTTTTATAAAACTTGGAGCTGCTACACTTGTATCAAGTGGAGCTATTATGGAACTTTTTGCAAATGAAAAATTACCTACAGAAACTTTAACTTATATAAAAGATAAAAATATAAATAATCTAAAATTAAATACATATGAACAAATAACTTCTCATAATAATTTTTATGAATTTACTACAAAACAAAGTGCCGTAAAAGATATGGCACACACTTTGAAAACGGAAAACTGGAAAGTAACAATTGATGGTTTAGTTGAAAAACCAATGGAAGTTGATTTAGATGATTTAGTAAAAATGTTTGATATTGAAGAGAGAATTTACAGATTTAGATGTGTTGAAGGTTGGTCTATGGTTGTTCCTTGGAATGGATTTACACTTTCTAGTTTAATAAAAAAAGTAAAACCACTTTCAAATGCAAAATATTTAAGATTTGAAACTTTAGTTGATAAAGATAGTTTCCCTGACCAAAACAGAGGCGTATTTGCAACACTTGATTATCCTTATGTTGAAGGATTACGAATGGATGAAGCTATGAATGATTTATCTTTTTTAGCTATTGGATTATATGGCGAAGTAATGCCAAAACAAAATGGCGCACCAATAAGACTTGTAGTTCCTTGGAAATATGGATTTAAGTCAATTAAATCAATAGTAAAAATCTCTTTTGTAGAAAAAGAACCACTTAATACTTGGCAAATACAAAATCCAAAAGAGTATGGTTTTTATGCAAATGTAAATCCAAATGTTGACCATCCAAGATGGTCTCAAAAAAAAGAGCGAGTTTTAGGAAGTTTTTTAAAACAAAACACTTTGATGTTTAATGGTTATGAAAAAGAAGTTGCAAGTTTGTATAAAAATATGGATTTAACAAAGTATTTCTAA
- a CDS encoding CvfB family protein, with product MNEKIEVGRLNTLRVNRVSEPGIYLISEDETEVLLPNAYVNKSMEIDSLLDVFIYTDSEDRLVATTLKPYVYLYEFAFLEVVDNMKFGSFVDIGLPKHILVPKNKQKGTYEVGKRKVLQLQLDDRTNRLIASEKYDLLKSVKNLEKNDEVEIILYSKTPLGYKVIVNDRYEGMIYHTEIFENLKIGDKKRAYIKNIRLDNKIDLSLQKIGVKVSGDKVFDVLVQNGGKLDFTYKSEASDINEVFGLSKKAFKASLTKLISEDKIVLEESCIRVK from the coding sequence ATGAATGAAAAAATAGAAGTAGGAAGATTAAACACTTTAAGAGTAAATAGGGTTAGTGAACCAGGAATTTATCTAATAAGTGAAGATGAAACAGAAGTTTTACTGCCAAATGCTTATGTAAATAAATCTATGGAAATTGATAGTTTATTAGATGTATTTATCTATACAGATAGTGAAGATAGACTTGTTGCAACTACATTAAAACCATATGTTTATTTATATGAATTTGCATTTTTAGAAGTAGTTGATAATATGAAGTTTGGTTCATTTGTAGATATTGGACTGCCAAAACATATTTTAGTTCCAAAAAACAAACAAAAGGGAACTTATGAAGTTGGAAAAAGAAAAGTTTTACAACTTCAATTAGATGATAGAACAAATAGATTAATAGCTTCTGAAAAATATGATTTACTAAAATCTGTTAAAAATTTAGAAAAAAATGATGAGGTTGAAATAATACTTTATTCAAAAACACCTCTTGGATATAAAGTAATAGTAAATGATAGATATGAAGGTATGATTTATCACACAGAGATTTTTGAAAATTTAAAAATTGGTGATAAAAAAAGAGCTTATATAAAAAATATTAGACTAGATAATAAAATTGATTTGTCTTTACAAAAAATTGGTGTTAAAGTTTCAGGTGATAAAGTTTTTGATGTTTTAGTACAAAATGGTGGAAAATTAGATTTTACATATAAAAGTGAAGCTTCTGATATAAATGAGGTATTTGGACTTAGTAAAAAAGCCTTTAAAGCATCATTGACAAAACTTATTAGTGAAGATAAAATTGTGCTTGAAGAGAGTTGTATTAGAGTTAAATAG
- the amrB gene encoding AmmeMemoRadiSam system protein B, translating to MSIRKAVVSGSFYPSKKEEILKYINHFNSNDFKTETFEDIKAIIVPHAGYIYSGFTANLAYQLVSISKKDIKRVVVIGPSHRVYLKGASVALYDEYETPLGNLKIDKEFSQNLIDKYDFLDFNVECEFEHSTETQAPFIKYYFENVKLVEIVYGEINYEDLSKVINEVLADVDNFVVISTDLSHFYTLEEAQKLDNVCLEAIDKKDLKLFDYCEACGKVGVEAIINWAIKNNYETKILNYCTSADVTKDKSRVVGYTSALIGK from the coding sequence ATGAGTATAAGAAAAGCAGTTGTAAGTGGAAGTTTTTATCCAAGTAAAAAAGAAGAGATTTTAAAATATATAAATCATTTTAATAGTAATGATTTTAAAACTGAAACTTTTGAAGATATAAAAGCTATTATTGTTCCCCATGCTGGATATATTTATAGTGGATTTACTGCAAATTTAGCTTATCAATTAGTTTCAATTTCAAAAAAAGATATAAAAAGAGTTGTTGTTATTGGTCCATCACATAGAGTTTACTTAAAAGGTGCTAGTGTTGCACTTTATGATGAATATGAAACTCCACTTGGAAATCTAAAAATTGATAAAGAGTTTTCTCAAAATTTAATAGATAAATATGATTTTTTAGATTTTAACGTTGAGTGTGAATTTGAGCATTCAACTGAAACTCAAGCTCCATTTATAAAATACTATTTTGAAAATGTAAAATTAGTTGAGATAGTTTATGGTGAGATTAATTACGAAGATTTATCAAAAGTTATAAATGAGGTTTTAGCCGATGTTGATAATTTTGTAGTAATAAGTACAGATTTAAGCCATTTTTATACATTAGAAGAAGCACAAAAACTTGATAATGTTTGTTTAGAGGCCATAGATAAAAAAGATTTAAAACTTTTTGATTATTGTGAAGCTTGTGGAAAAGTTGGAGTAGAAGCGATTATAAATTGGGCTATTAAAAATAATTATGAAACTAAAATATTAAATTATTGTACAAGCGCAGATGTTACAAAAGATAAAAGTAGGGTTGTTGGATATACATCAGCTCTCATAGGAAAATAG
- a CDS encoding ElyC/SanA/YdcF family protein, with product MFTLKKIISAFLLPIPIGIFLLFIAFIYLMFNSHKKAKVFLFLGLSWFVLLSFQPISNAILAPLENSHKALIETPKVNYILVLGSGHKSDESLSITSQIKMTGINRLVEGVRHYKNLEKAKLIVSGYSFSDKNSHAFMQEQLAISLGVNPNDIIRLETTKDTKEEAIETKKIVGDNELILVTSASHMKRSALLFEKEGLKIIASPTNHMAYEDSSYSSFFSANNLRKCELAFHEYLGLIYSWLRDEI from the coding sequence ATGTTTACACTTAAAAAAATTATTTCAGCATTTTTGTTGCCAATTCCAATTGGTATTTTTTTACTTTTTATAGCTTTTATTTATTTGATGTTTAATTCCCATAAAAAAGCTAAAGTATTTCTATTTTTAGGTTTGTCTTGGTTTGTTCTTCTCTCATTTCAGCCAATTTCAAATGCTATTTTAGCACCACTTGAAAATTCCCATAAAGCTTTGATAGAAACTCCAAAAGTAAACTATATTTTAGTTTTAGGAAGTGGACATAAAAGTGATGAAAGTTTAAGTATAACTTCTCAAATAAAAATGACAGGAATAAATAGATTAGTTGAGGGAGTTAGACACTATAAAAATTTAGAAAAGGCAAAACTAATAGTTTCAGGTTATAGTTTTAGTGATAAAAATTCCCATGCTTTTATGCAAGAACAACTAGCTATTTCTTTGGGTGTAAATCCAAATGATATTATAAGACTTGAGACTACAAAAGATACAAAAGAAGAGGCAATTGAAACAAAAAAAATAGTTGGGGATAATGAACTTATTTTGGTAACTTCAGCTTCACATATGAAACGTTCAGCTTTGTTATTTGAAAAGGAGGGCTTAAAAATAATTGCAAGTCCAACCAATCATATGGCATATGAAGATAGTTCTTATAGTTCATTTTTTTCTGCAAATAATTTAAGAAAATGTGAATTAGCTTTTCATGAATATTTAGGATTAATCTATTCTTGGTTAAGAGATGAGATTTGA
- a CDS encoding NnrS family protein, with protein sequence MLLTWYKKFSSQPHQPFFSSGILFFTLFMMLFIFIYSNILTLDTSVLTYHAYSMVFVIFIQFFLGFLFVVFPRFLMQAEIPIKKYMTQFFIYFLSSLGIFLSLIFYSKITTVFQILLLVGQILSFRLLYSIHKKSLVQIKEDTKWILIAFCIGLVSHFLFIVSNIDFKYSHFVSKIAINSGFYLFLFMIIFVISQRMIPFFTTAKAPNYKINKSPKLLEIVFSLLVLKVLILSFDNPKLNLISDIPLLFVITKELIRWKLPFFRVPAIMWVLYLGLYWIPFALVISIIESFMAFYAPFIYFEKAVIHTLALGYFITLLVGFGTRVILGHSGTTPHANKFAISIFIALQFIVLLRIFSSISMNFALDYIFFINLTATLLVLVLFIWSCEYITILLKGK encoded by the coding sequence ATGTTATTAACTTGGTATAAAAAATTTTCATCCCAGCCACATCAACCATTCTTTTCTAGTGGAATCTTATTTTTTACTCTATTTATGATGTTATTTATTTTTATTTATTCAAATATTTTGACTTTAGATACATCTGTTTTGACTTATCATGCTTATAGTATGGTGTTTGTTATTTTTATTCAATTCTTTTTAGGATTTCTATTTGTAGTTTTCCCTAGATTTCTTATGCAAGCAGAAATACCAATAAAAAAATATATGACACAATTTTTTATATATTTTCTATCATCTTTAGGAATATTTCTAAGTTTGATTTTTTATTCAAAAATTACAACTGTTTTTCAAATCTTACTTCTTGTTGGGCAAATTTTAAGTTTTAGATTACTTTATTCTATTCATAAAAAAAGTTTGGTTCAAATAAAAGAGGATACAAAATGGATTTTAATAGCATTTTGTATTGGACTTGTTTCTCATTTTTTATTTATAGTTTCTAATATTGACTTTAAATATTCTCATTTTGTTTCAAAAATTGCAATAAATAGTGGATTTTATCTATTTTTATTTATGATAATATTTGTGATTTCACAAAGAATGATTCCATTTTTTACAACAGCAAAAGCACCAAATTATAAAATCAATAAGAGTCCAAAACTCCTTGAAATTGTCTTCTCTTTATTGGTTTTAAAAGTTCTGATTTTATCTTTTGATAATCCTAAATTAAATCTTATTAGTGATATTCCTTTATTATTTGTTATTACAAAAGAGTTGATAAGATGGAAACTTCCATTTTTTAGAGTTCCGGCTATTATGTGGGTTTTATATCTTGGTCTTTATTGGATTCCATTTGCTTTAGTTATTTCTATAATTGAGAGTTTTATGGCTTTTTATGCTCCTTTTATCTATTTTGAAAAAGCTGTTATTCATACTCTTGCTTTAGGATATTTTATTACACTTTTGGTTGGTTTTGGAACAAGGGTTATTTTGGGACATTCAGGAACAACACCCCATGCAAATAAATTTGCAATATCAATTTTTATTGCTTTACAATTTATTGTATTACTTAGAATTTTTTCTTCAATAAGTATGAATTTTGCTTTAGATTACATCTTTTTTATAAATTTAACTGCAACTTTATTAGTTTTAGTTTTATTTATTTGGTCTTGTGAATACATAACTATTTTATTAAAAGGCAAATAA
- the amrS gene encoding AmmeMemoRadiSam system radical SAM enzyme, which produces MKFYKQEKERLVCLLCSYYCKLKVGQTGVCGVNKNIGDKIECLVYGYLSALNIDPIEKKPLYHFLPSSKSLSLGTVGCNFRCSFCQNWQISQNNNINKNNYFSVDEIVNIAKEKKCESISYTYNEPTIFYPFARDIALKAKEFGLKSVFVSNGFESSEVIADMKGVIDAMNIDLKSFDKNYYKKSLGGDLKVVCDNLINIKKNDIHLEITTLIVPSKNDSKVELENIVKFIKENLGVDVPWHISAFHPDYKEQDLERTKDESLEMAYDIAKSHGLNYVYMGNSTFENDTVCKNCGEVLIRREYFNILENRVLNGCCPKCKTKLDGVFK; this is translated from the coding sequence ATGAAATTTTATAAACAAGAAAAAGAGCGATTAGTTTGCCTTTTATGCTCTTATTATTGTAAGTTAAAAGTAGGGCAAACGGGAGTTTGTGGAGTAAATAAAAATATTGGGGATAAAATCGAGTGTTTAGTTTATGGATATTTGAGTGCTTTAAATATTGACCCTATTGAGAAAAAACCTCTTTATCACTTTTTACCCTCTTCAAAATCACTTTCTTTAGGAACTGTTGGTTGTAATTTTAGATGTTCATTTTGTCAAAATTGGCAAATCTCGCAAAACAATAATATAAATAAAAATAACTATTTTAGTGTTGATGAAATAGTAAATATAGCAAAAGAGAAAAAGTGTGAATCAATTTCATATACTTATAATGAACCAACAATTTTTTATCCATTTGCAAGGGATATTGCTCTAAAAGCCAAAGAGTTTGGCCTAAAATCAGTTTTTGTTTCAAATGGATTTGAAAGTAGTGAAGTAATAGCCGATATGAAAGGTGTTATTGATGCTATGAATATTGATTTGAAATCTTTTGATAAAAACTATTATAAAAAATCTTTAGGTGGAGATTTAAAAGTTGTTTGTGATAATTTAATAAACATTAAAAAGAATGACATTCATTTAGAAATTACAACTTTGATAGTTCCTTCAAAAAATGATTCAAAAGTTGAATTAGAAAATATAGTTAAATTTATAAAAGAAAATCTTGGAGTTGATGTTCCTTGGCATATTAGTGCTTTTCACCCAGATTATAAAGAACAAGATTTAGAACGAACAAAAGATGAGAGTCTAGAAATGGCTTATGATATTGCAAAAAGTCATGGGTTAAACTATGTTTATATGGGAAATAGCACTTTTGAGAATGATACAGTTTGTAAAAATTGTGGTGAAGTTTTAATACGAAGAGAATATTTTAATATTTTAGAAAACAGAGTTTTAAATGGATGTTGTCCAAAATGTAAAACAAAACTTGATGGAGTTTTCAAATGA
- a CDS encoding metal ABC transporter ATP-binding protein yields MEIINISNLSYRYHKTDVLENINLSISENDFLAIIGPNGGGKSTLLKLILGLLTPQSGKIEKKIKNNQVGYVPQNTNLNTDFPITALEIVLMGHTTSKKKIFGYSKEDISCAMSSLEKVGMAKFAKSKIGDLSGGQRQRVFIARALCSNPKIMLLDEPTASIDVKGQKEIYELLKELNKSICIVVVSHDISVLLNYAKNVAHINKNLVYHSLENIEKNIDTQNEHLCEVELLSALGKTQICCNHNH; encoded by the coding sequence GTGGAAATAATAAATATAAGTAATTTATCTTATCGATATCATAAAACAGATGTATTAGAAAATATAAATTTATCAATAAGTGAAAATGACTTTTTAGCGATAATTGGTCCAAATGGTGGAGGAAAATCAACTTTATTAAAATTGATTTTAGGATTATTGACTCCTCAAAGTGGAAAAATTGAGAAAAAAATAAAAAATAATCAAGTAGGATATGTTCCTCAAAATACAAATCTTAATACAGATTTTCCAATAACTGCATTAGAAATAGTTTTGATGGGGCATACAACTTCTAAAAAAAAGATATTTGGATATTCTAAAGAGGATATATCTTGTGCAATGAGTTCTTTGGAAAAAGTTGGAATGGCAAAATTTGCTAAGAGTAAAATTGGTGATTTAAGTGGAGGACAAAGACAAAGAGTATTTATTGCACGAGCTTTGTGTTCAAATCCAAAAATTATGTTACTTGATGAACCAACAGCAAGTATTGATGTAAAAGGTCAAAAAGAGATTTATGAACTATTAAAAGAATTAAATAAATCTATATGTATAGTTGTTGTTAGCCATGATATTTCAGTTTTATTAAACTATGCAAAAAATGTTGCACACATAAATAAAAATTTAGTTTATCACTCTTTAGAAAATATAGAAAAAAATATAGATACACAAAATGAACATTTATGTGAAGTTGAACTCTTATCAGCATTAGGAAAAACTCAAATTTGTTGTAATCACAACCATTAA
- the prx-suh gene encoding thiol peroxidase Prx-SUH encodes MATTKLKGNEVTLSGTEINVGDIAPVVTVVAGDLSDVQVGGEKGKAQIVVVVPSLDTAVCAAETRKFNVEAAKVENAEVIVVSMDLPFAMKRFCTTEGIENLTVGSDFRAKAFAKSYGVLISSGPLAGVACRAVFVINASGKVVYKEICPEITEEPNYEAALEAAKGATSTSCCGTCH; translated from the coding sequence ATGGCAACAACAAAATTAAAAGGTAACGAAGTAACTTTAAGTGGAACAGAAATCAATGTAGGAGATATCGCTCCAGTTGTTACAGTTGTAGCTGGTGATTTATCAGATGTTCAAGTTGGTGGAGAAAAAGGTAAAGCTCAAATCGTAGTTGTAGTTCCATCTTTAGATACAGCAGTTTGTGCCGCTGAAACAAGAAAATTTAACGTTGAAGCAGCAAAAGTTGAAAATGCAGAAGTAATCGTAGTTTCTATGGATTTACCATTTGCAATGAAAAGATTTTGTACAACTGAAGGAATTGAGAACTTAACTGTTGGTTCAGATTTTAGAGCAAAAGCTTTTGCTAAATCTTACGGTGTTTTAATCTCTTCAGGACCATTAGCAGGTGTTGCGTGTAGAGCAGTATTTGTTATCAATGCTTCTGGAAAAGTAGTTTATAAAGAAATTTGTCCAGAAATTACAGAAGAGCCAAATTATGAAGCAGCATTAGAAGCAGCTAAAGGTGCAACTTCAACATCTTGTTGTGGAACTTGCCACTAA